In the Chaetodon trifascialis isolate fChaTrf1 chromosome 12, fChaTrf1.hap1, whole genome shotgun sequence genome, TTCACCTCACTTCGGCTGGGTGAAATAATGATGTTTTTTGGATTGTAGGAATGCAGGCAGAGAAAAGAtcagatgcatgcatgcatgcaaaaaaaaagaagatctTTTTGCTTTTACTGGACAGTAGACAGTAAAGAGAGACTTGAACTCTCTTCCAGTGACATGGTTTCCATCAGTAACCTCTTGATCACCAGGACACGCAGCAAACACTATTAGAGTTGATTTACATGATTCTTCAACATTTTGATACACAACATACTGTGAACATTAGAGTCACGTAAGATGGAAGCAGGTAGAAATGCGTGCAGTCAAATCTCAATGCAGTGCACAATGTCCACTGTTAAGCATTGAATTTTCAACTCATTTGTATTGTCTTGTTATAAATCATCCTTTGGTAGATGACTTGGCATGTAAACTAAAATACACTCTATAAAATGACATCTTTCAAGACTCCAGTAACACAAACAACCTGGATGCTTTTGTCTGAAGCAAGTATTTcacataataaaaacacagaattgtGCTGCGCAGAAAAAATATAGAATTAAAAATTTGGGAAAGCAaccatgctgttttttttgggggggggggggttcagatGAATATTGATGCATGTTGAAGCTCTGAGCAGATGTGTGGCATACAAATAGACCAAGAGAGTCTCACTGACGCATAAAGACGGCATTAACATTCACTGTATATGTCCTAGTAAAGCATCAGCAGCGTCAGTCCCTGCATTACAAACAGGTTACCCAACaactttattttacaaagtTGACAGCATGCAAACAAGACCATAGTGGTAGCCCTGAAACAAAAGTCTTGTGCGAATAAGAACAGGTCCTCTCCACTGATACGGCAGAAAATGTCAAGTCTGCCCTGAGGGTGGTGTCAGACAAAGACCATGTTGAATCACACTTTAAATGTTCTTTATCAGCTGTCGTTCGACCGTGCTGCTAGCATGCACATTAGAATCATTGCATTTAGCGAGCCAAATGTTATCATGCTAGCATATTAATGTTTCCTGAATTTGCTCACTTAACACCAGCTctgaaaatgtggaaatgacaaaaatgtcaattttcaTCTTTAACAAGATGGAATAACATCATTATACTTCAAATATttaagctcctctgtcctttacCATCTGTTGTCTATgggtgtctttgtttgtttgacagcatcagaaaaagagaagataaagaggTGCGTTTTCACCCTCACTGTGAGATCTTGCTCTATAACCAAACAAAATCACTGTTCTTCAAATGAGACACAATGCATTTTGTTGACGTTTCTCAGAAGCCCCGCAGTCACATTTGAATaatttgaagaaaaagacaTTCCTGCTGGTTTTCAGCGGGAAAGCTGATTCTCTGCTGATAGATGCCTGCAGAATGTGGTTTAGTCACAAGCTCTTGAGAAGAAAAGGTTAGCTGTCATTTATTTGgcccagaaaaacaacaaagttgCAGCAGGAATGATGAGTGATGTTATAGGAACAAGATGGAGGAGGCAAaggaaaagagagtgaaagggAAGAAGACAAGGGCTGAATTAGCCAGAGTGAACAGATGGGATGGAGGGTTTGATGGCTGGAGGAAAAGTAAGGGAAGCAACAAGGAACAAAAGAGGGAGTGGGGGTAAGCAGAGGAGTGGAGCAGTGGAACAGgggaagggagagaaaagtgGACAAAGAAAGTGGAGCAAAAGATTAAGAGCAGTCAGCGAGAGGCCTGATATTTCAGAATTTATTGATTGATCCACGGAAACTATCTGATGTGGAAGAACAAGGTTGGGAATTTGTGCCAGCTGCTGACCAATCAAATGTTCAGGTTGCTGGAGATGCTTTGGAAATGCTCCACTTACTCCATGTCAGGCTTGTATCCATTCAGGCATTCTGCTACACAAGAAGCTCAATACAGTGGCTTTCACCACACTTTGTATTTAAGGGCCTGGTGGCTGAAAGATatctgagaaaacacacataaatgagGTGTAGTCATGAGGGAGGAGCACGGACAGTGGGTTGGATGAGAGGAAGGGTATTGTTCGGCTCAGCTGTGCAATGCCTGATTACACAAAGATAACAATCTGATGTTGGTTCCCCTCGAGACAGAGTCcagtcagacagagaaagaaggagatgTAGAGCAAGAATAATGGGAGATGcaaacattaataaacacagGCGCGCGGGCCAGGGAGATTCTAACTGTTgataatttgtgtttttattgttttggctGCTTTTTCCCCCTGTTTTTATTGCAATAAAGCAGATTAAAATGGGAATAaactgagagagaaagggagagaaagccAAGGACAGCAGGGACCACACaatggggaaagaaaaaaaaagtacaaggAGAGCAGCTGTTCCATTCAGCAGCCCTGTTGACTAATGAATTTGGATGACCTTTTGTAATACGATGATTAACATATTTTAAAGCAGTTTCATAAAGGTTTATAGAGACAGTTTATTTGGTCTTCCCATCATGTTCCAGTGCAGAAATGCCTACAATACATACTGCTCCCTTACCCACCACAGGAAGGTGgatgtttcactgtttattttgcatcCTCTCTAAAGTACATTATCTTGTGTGTCTGAATATGATAGCATCCTTTTATTTAACAGCATCCTGTTAAACTACAAAGAAATCTAGACTTGATCAGCTAAAGTGAGAAAACTGGAGAATGTAAAAATTGTCTAATGAggcatgcatgtttttgttgttgttgttgcaacTAATAGTTGAATTACTACTTTGAATTTAATAAGCTCTTAGCAAACTGATTTTTGCTCTGCCTGGCATTTTCCAGGAAGTAAGTAAATGGATATTCCAGATGAAATTAAGAGCTAgatcaaaagaaaaatcagGTTATGATGGAGGATGATGAACatcagaaagattttttttgacAGCCATGTGAGCCAAAAGTCatcttttgttttaaatgacttATTAAAAACTGCAAATCATGAATGTTTTACTGAAATTAATGAAGCCGTTAGTTCCAATCATAGAATATGGTTAAAACTTAGAAGCCCTTTATAATGTCTGTCATTAGAAAATGGTTAAGTACATTTTGTGAGTGTCActcttgtgtgtatgtgcgtgatTGAAGAGAAGCCAAGTCATacacctgtttgtgtgtactgtgtgcttttgggtgcctgtgtgtatgtctgtttgcCAAAAGTCAAAGCCAAAGCAGAATGTCCCTCTGGTCTTCCTCTATGTTTCAGGCTACAAGGAGTGTCTTGTCTGAACTCGCTGTCTTACTGTTTGTTGTTCCATGCTtccattatatatatattagatttggATTTCACAGGGGTTTCTGGCTGTTTGCTCAGGATGCAGTACACCATGTACACATGTTTATATGCTTGTAATAGCCTCACAGaggtctgttttctttgtctcctccAGGCTACCGATGCTTCAAGGCTGTATTGTTCCTCACAGGCCTAATGTTTGGCTCTGTAGTCATCTTCATGCTGTGCTACAAGGAGAGGGTGATGGACACTCAACTGAGCGTGGAGGCATCAGTGGGCATCGGCCTGGGCATCGGGACCCTGTGTGGCCTGGTGACCATGTTGGTTCGCAGTGTGGGGCTGTTTATGGTGGGCCTGCTGCTGGGTCTGCTGGTTGGAGTGGCGTCACTGGTGGTGAGGAGACATGTTTTATTGTGCACTACCACACcataaagcacattttaagCTTTGATTTGTGGTAGTTTAAAGGGCATAAAGCTAGCCAGTAGCTAGATACAGTcatattttcctccattttgcAAGTTGATGGTGAGCTTTAAGTGATGGTGTCTTTGCATGTCAAAATCCACCATCACTAAACGATCTCTTGGCCTGGATTTGCTGTGCTGCCTTTACGACTCCATTCAAATCAATCTGATTTTGTACACGTTTGCTGTCATAAATGCCGATGTAACCAAAAGTCTGCTGATTGCTGATTGACTGCCAGACTAAAAttcaccttctcctctctcttaaAGGTTATGGAAGAGTTCTACCACCCCAAAACAGTGTGGGTTCCCCTGGGTATTCTCCTGGGCTCTGGGACATTATTTGCTGTGCTCACTCTTCAGTGGCAGCGCTGCTTTGTTACCCTCTCCACCGCCACATTCGGCTCTGCCATCATCACTGTCACCGTGGATTACTTTATAGAGCTGTTTGCCTTGGTGCACTACGTCTACGAGAGGCTCAGGGTAGGCTCATCTGTGTGATTGTCTGCTACTATGCTAATGCTATTAATTGAAGTCACCTTGAggcatgtgttttctctttgtgagTGTTCTATATGTTTGAGGGAGGTCTTGTGTGCACAGTCCCTGGATGAGAAACAGACAATCGGGCAGATAAAATCTCTGATATCGACCACTTCATAGAGCAGTGCACGCCAGGATTTTTGACACTTTACCTTGGCTCGCTAGCTACGAAACTTTGCCAGGAGCTCAGAGTGTGCCTGCAGATTGGAATGAAAGAGTGGGTCAATAGCTGATTTGTGTGGTTATCTGACAGCGGAGAGgtacatttgtgtgtgggtgagcGACAGAGTGGGTGATTGGCTAAAGTCTTCAATTAGAGGATATGTAATTTTATGTTGTCGCAGTGGTGTATAGTAATACAGTCAATTCTCtacaaatttaattaaaaaatccATTTGTAGATGAAATAGATGGAAATGCTGCTACATGTCGAGCTAATTCAGTGTATTAAATAGCTAACAAGTCAACGATCATCATCACACTAATGAAAAAATTCCATAAATTGCCATAAATAACTACTGTGCACTGCAAAATGATACAACCAGAGATGTTGAAGAGACCCCTGGGAAAAACAGTAGAACAAAATCCCAATGTGCTAAATTTCTACCTTGCCACAATGTCGTCATAACACACAAATTTGGGCTGCACATAAAAGGACATGAATTACTATTTGATGATCACCTCAGCCTGTGATTTCAAGGAGGAGTCTTTCCCTCCTCTTGGACGAGTGCTAATCAATCAGTCTGTGGTGTCTTTAATTGAAAACTTTTAGAACCTCCAACCTACTCTCATAAGAGACTCGAGATATACAGAtaggtgacaaattaaaggaaaaaccaaTCAGTTTATCActttatttgattttttgaCTAAACCAGACTTCTGCATGAAGACACTGGGAAGCCCCACTGGTGCAATCGTGGTTTATGGCCCATTTAATACGGCCTCATCTTGATGATTTTCATTTTGCAACCAAAGTATTAGATGCTTAACATTCTTATTAGTCTTATTAAACAGAGTACTTGTTTGTACGAGAATAATTGAATGACTTGGTAAACTAAAGAGATTTCAAGAAACTGACAAAGGTGTCATTGTCAAATGTTGCACAGATGAACAGTTTTGTGGAGAGCAGTttatcaaaatgaaattattcAATTGAAAATCTTTGCAGGTGGCACCAAAGAAGCCAGTGTGCTGGTTTACTTGGGTCATCTTGGGAGTGTGGCCTGTCCTGGCCTTCCTCGGAGTGCTGATCCAATGGAAAGTCACTGCAGAGGGATTTTCTCACACAGAGGGTGAGTGATGCTGACAGATTGCACCATATCTGAGAATCACTATTTTGCTATATTTGTTGTCAAGTAACAGGTAGCCTgatagttttgttttcatgaaaatGTGTCGGACTTTGCTACCAAGAAATGATGTCACATGATGTCAGCATACTGAGCACTCCAAGACATTAAGTGGGCCAAAAAGGTTGAGAATATGTGTCTGTGGATATAAagggctcattctaaggtaacaaaaacaaaacagttctCACTTTCAAGTTGTTATGCACTAAAACATAATCAATATTATATTATGTTTCTGCCAATaaatccccctaaatcctacacaatGGTCCTTTAAATTACACTATGATCTATGAAAACCAATCACATACTATACTGTAACAACCCAGCAACTGACTTTACACTAAAGTCTTAAAATTTCTCctttcaaaaaaacaaatgcacccAGAAAAACTTCCTTTGCATTGATAACTGGACATCATGTAAAACTGCATAGTTATTATAGTTCATGTTCTGGCAACAGGGCTGAGAACTCAAATGCAGACGTCTGTAGGCATAGCAGGTTCAGTAAAAGGACTTCATGCTACGAAAACAGGCTTATTCACCAATTTGAAGTCAGTCAAAAGTGACAAACAAATCCAACAGGGGTCAAAACcatgcagcaggcagcagatCATGGCCAGAGTTACTGAAACAGGGGCAGAGACAGGACATAGGCATATAAGGAAGGGAATAAAGCCTAAAGGACTTCTGAGGAGGATGAGCGAACCGTGAAGTCTGCAGGTGGGTGTGGAGGTCAAGTGAAAGGTGGGAGCACACCAGGGACATTTTCTGGACAATAGGAATGGCAGATTTGGAAAAATTCCATAAAAAATCAGGGTGCTGGGGGAGGTGAGAATATCTGAGGCTAGACgacagaaaacctgcagccaagACTTTGATCTCTTCCTGGGTGGAGAATTTTAATAAAAACGAATTCatgaaaatgcacaaacacacgtgtTATGAATAAAGAGTACAAGGCACTTGTCTAAATTCAGTTTACTGCTTTTATGAAGCAGCGGACAGACATCTTCTGCTGCAACCCGGAACTTATTAACACGATGGATATGCTCAGAATGGGCTGACTCAGGAGAGGCGGTGCTCACCTCACCGTGTCCGATATAATGTAGGACATAGCCAGGAGCTTCAGGCAGGGCTGCTGCAGACCTCTTGGAAAAGGTCTGTTTTGCAGCCTCAGGATGAaccttttccacattttgtatGGATGGTGCAGCTTTTACTTCACATTACAGTACTTACCACCAACATCACCCATGACAGCGACCTTAGAAATGCATGGGATGTTTAATTAAGGATGCGTTCAACCCAgtttcattaaataaatgtgCACCATCCAAAGAAGAATGTGATTTCCGTTTTCACTCTTGGATACTCAGTAAGCATGTCAAGTGCACTGAATGATGATGAGACTTGTTTTGATATCGATCTTACAAAGGCCACTACAAGCTGGTGCCATTTTATCAAGACTCACTAATCTATCCTAATTTTATTAAATAGGTAGTTTGGGCctcttttttttgcagcttttgaAATCATAACCATTATGAGGGCAGGGaacaattgtgtgtgtgtgtgtgtgtgtgtgtgtgtgtgtgtgtgtgtgtgtgtgtgtgtgtgtgtgtgtgtgtgtgtgtgtgcgcgcgtgcgtgcgcgcgcgtgtgcaaCGGAGAGTCTGAATACACAAACATTAGTATAGTCAACACctcttacacacaaacagaaacagaaataaactggGGCAAAGTCTCTCAGTCACTCATACACTAACTACAGGAaaattgaaacacacacattcactgttgcacacatacacacccacacacataaactctTTCATTTGATCTTGGCTGGCGTATGACACACAGAGTGGTGTCTTAGAAGAAGTCACACATGGCCTCAAATAATGGGATTAAACAGCCGCCTGCCATAGCTTCCAGTCAGAGGGTGTGGGCAAAGAGATAGAGGACACTTTTTAGTCCTTTTCGTGGGGAGTGTGGGGGGAGAAGGCACCTAGAAAGGGACAGAGACATAAAGGAAGCAGGGGCAGGCTGTCTATAAGAGAGAGACTCAAACCTCCAGTAATTCACGATATGCTGCTTtgaaaagataataaaaagcCTTTATTCGTCATTGTGTGGCTACAAGATGAAGCTGGTCCAAAGTGTACTGAGCAAACTCACTGTGAAACAATCACACAAAGACAAGTGAAATGTATAAACATAGATCTCAGTCAGACATGTGAACATATGTATGGCCGCATttcacagagggagggatggaaatAACAGAGTAAAGTGGAAATAATAATAGTGAAGAAAAAAGTGATTGTAATGAAACATAAAACTAAacaacattgttgcatttctGTATCTTCTGTATTGCTGCTTGTTGCCATAAATACTGCCTGTAATTGGGAACATGAATGAGGGGAAAAATGAGGATGGAGAAACCATGAATGTTATTGCAGGTTCCTGCTGTTTTGTGATAAGAGCCATTAAGGACCATTACTGTACAGAGTCACCTTTTATATGTACCTGTACACTATGTAGtgttaaatgtcattaaaaaacaccTTGGTTGCAGCTGTCAGAGTCAGTCTGttgacagaggaaggaggatggggggaaaaagagaaaagagggggcAGGTGTACTGGGGGAAGGGCGAGGGGGGGGCTGGTAAACTGGGGCACAACGGGTAAGCGGGGCACCCGAGTGGAGCAGTAAGGAAAATCATCTGTCCATCAGCTGATTGCACAGGGTGGAGGACATGGGCATAAATGAATTAGCTTGtgcatgttttgatttttttgtctgCATATGTGGACAATgatagaacacacacacacacgcacgcacacacacacacacgcacgcacacacacacacacagtagcatgTAACCGGGGGGCCTGAGGTGGAGTGagctgaggaaaagaaaaggggggTGTCATTAAGCAGTTTCCCTGGCAGATGGTGCCTCGTTAGCTGTCCGCCCGCACAAAGAAACAACAATAGACCTCATAACACttccacacccacccacacacacacacacacacacacacacacacacgcactaacAGTGATGCACACAGTACATGTTGTCTCTGTGAAGTTCAGCAGGGTCTGTGTGCTTGTGGCATCATTTTAACCTCCCATAAAGGCCATGGGACAGACCCCTGACACAACTGTATATTATACCAGTGAGAGAAAAAGCTCATAAACACGTATACCCAAAAATAGTCATGAGTAGTCAATGAACAGTGAGACAGGATGGATTTTGGACATCCTTTGCCGGGGAAGGGTGTGGAAATAACACGAGCACAGTCACCCACTCACAATATGTCAGGAGACTGAGCGGCTCAGTATGAGTACATGCTGCAAGGAAAATGATCTGTCTGCCAACTCACTGAAAAGACTGGAGGAAATggacatcagtgtgtttttcttccttttcctttttgtaaCCTGTGCTTACAATAACCCCCTGGAGATGGTTCACCATCAGAATTTAATAGCTAATTAAAATGCTGAGAAAAAGAGTCCCATCTGATTgagggtttttctttttacccTGAATGATTCTGTATTGTCTGTTCTTCTTGACTTAATCAGTTACTTTTGTTTCTCTATAAAAGCTGCATTGTTCTGTCTTTATCACCATCTCACTCCCTCATGATTATCTATtgttcctttctttgctttcttcctTTCCGCCCATTATCAACACTGTGATCTTTTTGTCTGCAGTGGTTTTGAGTCGACAGCAACGGAGGGTCCAGCTCATGCGGATCAGACAGCGAGAAGAGAGGCTgaaaaaggagaaggagaacaaaaagaagaaaaaacgtCAGAATCAGAAGACCAGCCACAAGCAGAAGGCCCACACCCATCACCACCACCGCCAGCAGTACCATCACCCAGCGGCATCTCACCCCCATCACCAAGCTCAGAGCTCTCAGCCACCTAAAGTCCCCCCTCCGCAGACCGAACCCGGCTACCACCGCAAGTCCAACCCGAAGAGACGCTTTGATGGAGATGTGTTATCACCAGTAAGATGCAGTAGCTTCCTTACTTTTAAGATCATAGTATGTCTTTAAATGAATTGTATAGACAGAAAATTGAGCTATCGGCCatttatcttagcttagcatgaggaTTGGAAACAGATAGCcttatgccacatttccactagcgcggctcgactcgactctactctactctactcggttgttttgtgtttccattagggatagtacctggtacccgatactatttttagtacctgctctggcgaggttccaaacgagtagaagcgatactatatgtgagacgtcaacagcctgtcggccactgattggccggagagtgtcgtcactggtctgcgacgtccagcaccggaaaaacaatcccaccccctccattgtaacgccaggcaacagcaaccgctgactttattctttattctcactcgagggaaatggctgctcgtaaaatatcaccgtggtccgttgacgaggtccagacttttccaGACAACAAACCGAgcaacaaatacaacatcgcctcgatgtcctccattgtttgtcggctctgtttgcgtcgcatACAAATTGAcatcatggcagtttcgcgcagccgtggtatgacgaccccgcctacgttgaggaggtactatgaagtactcaattgtaatggaaactcaattgtaatggaaactcaaaccaagtagagtagagtagaaccgagtcgagtagagctggaactgtgtaatggaaatgcgccattacTCTATGTGAAGATAACAAAGTCCACCCACCTGGGTTTCACTGGAGTTTATGTGTGGAGCTATTTTTTGGCCATGAGCACCGACTTCCTGACATCTTGTTATCTCTGTGAGGTTGCCAGCAACAAGCAGAGAtttcaggaagtcactgcttcCAGTCAAGAAATAGTATCGCAAATAACCTTTGGTAAAAccacaaattaaaattttaccTTTTTTACCTCATGTTACTGAGTGAGCCTTCAGGCTGTTGGCAGGTGGATTTCATTACCTTCGGATAGTCAGACAAGcagtttccatttttttttcagtctttgtgttaaactaagctaaccagctactgGCTCCAGTTTCATATTgaacacacagatatgagaATGTTATTGATCTTGTTATTTAACTCtaggcaagaaagcaaatgagtgtaatttccaaaatgtcaaacacttCCTTTAACGATAgctgaatgtgagtgtgagcttTCACGACTGTTGTTGGTGAGGTTTACTGTCACACATCACATTATGTCTGTACACTGTCCACTCCCACCCTGACCCTGTATTGTCTGTCTTTCCGCAGAGCTACATCAGGAGTTTCAGGGACAGGCAAACAGACAGACGAGCGTATTCCCACAGTCGAATGATGAGCCGCTCCCGGATGGGTGAACTCGACTATGACTGCGGCTCTCAAGTGCCCCTCACGGCCCCCAGTGGACCCCCAGTCCGCATCTGAGGCAGcgacatgcacacacgcgcatccagcaacacacacacaattacaccAGGCTGCTTCAAACCTCTTTGTCACAGTTAGGGATAGAAAACCTAAACCTACCGTGCCAACCCAATCAACTGCCTATTAACCCATCAGGAACTCAGTATGTCCCAAAGGTGGTCCCACACTGGTTGTCTCCTGTCAGTCAGAGGTTGTATTTATTTGGCTATTCTGTTCTTTATGAATGTCAAGACACCAGAGCAGAGCCTCATGAGTCATCACACACTGTACTTGACTTCAAAACCTGCTCAGCTACAGTACTGGTCTGGAGCACAATGGAAAAAGTGGACTTGTCTGATGGGGAGTTAATTGAAATATCTAAGATTATTTTTTGGACCGTTTCAAGCCATAAGGAGCCATTTCCGGTGGGATTGCAGCAGAGAAACAATCACTGATTTCTCCACAGGAGGGCTGCAccacttcaaacaaaaatgcatcaCATGGCTTTCATGGAGTCAAGGTAGCACTACCTTCGATAGACCTTCAGCAGTATCTGCACTGTACCTCGAGGGCAAATAAAGGTGGAAACAATTCACTTCAAGGAAAGAAACCTCAAAGGAAAATTACAGAAaagcaacagcagaaaaacacagctagcactgaaacagaaaggcagctcctcttcatcactttctCCATTGAAAGGTCGCTGTTTGAAGGGAGGTGTACATGAAGTCGACCTGTTATCTTCACTGACAGCCTGTGAATCCAAACGTGGCAGCACAGGTCTTCTGCCGCCTCAAAATGCAGAACAGTGACTGGTTTTAGGTATGCGTTGCATCGAATGGCTCATACCGAAGACAGTTTTTATGTCATTTCACCCAGGAACCCTCCACGTGTCATTGCCTACATTGTTGCCATTTTCCAAGGGAGATGTGCTTTCATCTCATTTGTTTCCCTTTTGCCCTCCGTCGTTAACTGTTGTAACCGGAGAACTGAGCAGCAGACACGTCCATGCATTCcttcttctttcctgtttttactgaatttaaaacattttttgtaaGCTGCTGTATGTAATGTGCTCAAACAATCTACCTTGGCAGAATTTGCCAGCTGTCCAAACATACTGTTAAGACACAAATACAAGAAACTGCTGTCTGATACTGGTCATCCAGGGATTTGAGTTTGAAGGGGACAATACACGACAGTGAAAATGTTAAGtatagtgtgtttgtgtgtgtaagtggaCACATGAGCCCTGTGGCAAGTGATGGATTGTACCAAATTTTGGCT is a window encoding:
- the tmem198aa gene encoding transmembrane protein 198, producing the protein MTSTAQLLGLAEVGLRCDQEIERRYEIVPSVVCSMCCLFGIIYCFFGYRCFKAVLFLTGLMFGSVVIFMLCYKERVMDTQLSVEASVGIGLGIGTLCGLVTMLVRSVGLFMVGLLLGLLVGVASLVVMEEFYHPKTVWVPLGILLGSGTLFAVLTLQWQRCFVTLSTATFGSAIITVTVDYFIELFALVHYVYERLRVAPKKPVCWFTWVILGVWPVLAFLGVLIQWKVTAEGFSHTEVVLSRQQRRVQLMRIRQREERLKKEKENKKKKKRQNQKTSHKQKAHTHHHHRQQYHHPAASHPHHQAQSSQPPKVPPPQTEPGYHRKSNPKRRFDGDVLSPSYIRSFRDRQTDRRAYSHSRMMSRSRMGELDYDCGSQVPLTAPSGPPVRI